The Brachyhypopomus gauderio isolate BG-103 chromosome 7, BGAUD_0.2, whole genome shotgun sequence genome has a window encoding:
- the LOC143519758 gene encoding LOW QUALITY PROTEIN: neurexophilin-1 (The sequence of the model RefSeq protein was modified relative to this genomic sequence to represent the inferred CDS: inserted 2 bases in 1 codon), whose amino-acid sequence MICTSVRVHTERLLSLGECGLVGRKWKKEEDRTKACTATPKSSVESSEDENVFKKKHELGDRLPDYPGPRPWVEQAKRQPPMKSGKLRKVFGWGDFHCSISTSSLELLIKGKIVDHGNGTFSVYFMCNTTGFGNVSVGLAPPTKVVEFDQMSQTVVQAVKFRLFNCRVKSEKVXNKTAGVCIADTDSRSKACHYQQTHSHVSRLCSKPFKVICVYISFYSVDYKLFKKVCPDYNYHSETPYFPSG is encoded by the exons ATGATATGCACTTCAGTCAGGGTCCACACCGAGCGGCTCCTCTCGCTCGGAGAGTGTGGCCTCGTGGGCAGGAAATGGAAAAAGGAGGAAGACCGGACGAAGGCGTGTACAGCAACGCCGAAGTCGTCCGTGGAGAGCTCCGAGGATGAGAACGTGTTCAAGAAAAAACAC GAGCTTGGAGACCGGCTCCCTGACTACCCAGGCCCCCGGCCTTGGGTCGAGCAGGCTAAACGACAACCTCCCATGAAGTCAGGGAAACTAAGGAAGGTGTTTGGCTGGGGGGATTTCCACTGCAGTATAAGCACCTCATCCCTGGAACTGCTGATTAAGGGCAAGATAGTGGACCATGGAAATGGAACCTTCAGTGTTTACTTCATGTGCAACACAACTGGTTTTGGGAATGTGTCTGTTGGACTGGCCCCACCAACAAAGGTGGTGGAATTTGACCAAATGTCACAGACTGTGGTGCAGGCCGTCAAGTTCAGGCTGTTCAACTGCAGAGTGAAGTCTGAGAAGGT GAACAAAACAGCAGGGGTTTGCATTGCAGATACAGACAGCCGTTCAAAGGCGTGCCACTACCAGCAGACCCACAGTCATGTCTCGCGGCTCTGCTCCAAACCATTCAAAGTTATCTGTGTCTACATTTCTTTTTACAGTGTGGACTACAAACTCTTCAAGAAGGTCTGTCCAGACTACAATTACCACAGTGAAACCCCTTACTTTCCTTCTGGGTGA
- the rbm24b gene encoding RNA-binding protein 24b encodes MHTSQKDTTYTKIFVGGLPYHTTDSSLRKYFEVFGEIEEAVVITDRQTGKSRGYGFVTMADRASAERACKDPNPIIDGRKANVNLAYLGAKPRIMQPGFSFGVAQIQPTFIQRPYGDSDDDQNPLQYPSPFRQVMRIPTHYVYPQAFVQPSVVIPHVQTTAASAAGASSYLDYTTAAYAQYSTAAGTTYDQYPYAASPAAGYVAASGYGYVQQPPSSSTPMTAAAAAFGQYHTQQLQADRMQ; translated from the exons ATGCACACGTCTCAGAAGGATACGACCTACACCAAGATCTTTGTTGGCGGTCTTCCCTATCACACCACGGATTCGAGCCTCAGGAAATATTTTGAAGTGTTTGGGGAAATCGAGGAAGCCGTCGTTATCACGGACAGGCAGACTGGAAAGTCCAGGGGTTATGGGTTT GTGACCATGGCGGATCGAGCATCAGCAGAGAGAGCTTGTAAGGACCCCAACCCCATCATCGACGGCCGAAAGGCCAACGTGAACCTGGCCTACCTGGGGGCCAAACCCCGGATCATGCAGCCAG GGTTCTCATTTGGTGTTGCTCAGATACAACCGACATTTATCCAAAGGCCTTATGG AGATAGTGATGATGATCAGAACCCATTACAGTATCCTTCCCCTTTTCGCCAGGTcatgag GATCCCCACCCACTACGTGTATCCTCAGGCCTTCGTCCAGCCCAGTGTGGTCATCCCACACGTCCAGACCACGGCTGCTTCGGCTGCGGGTGCCTCCTCATACCTGGACTACACCACCGCCGCCTACGCCCAGTACTCCACCGCTGCTGGCACCACCTACGACCAGTACCCGTACGCCGCTTCACCCGCCGCCGGCTACGTGGCCGCGTCCGGGTACGGCTACGTCCAGCAACCGCCGTCCTCCTCCACGCCTATGACGGCGGCCGCCGCGGCCTTCGGCCAGTACCACACGCAGCAGCTGCAGGCGGACCGTATGCAGTAG